One Candidatus Cloacimonadota bacterium genomic region harbors:
- a CDS encoding mechanosensitive ion channel family protein, translating to MKSRRYIKKFITPILLVLVAFMIRYLIEMQYLFPESMLNILAKLSSVLFIAGIAWAINVFVNIAKINLLSKYDIGEADNLRARKLYTQYNILEKIIFFIVILIAVGTILMLFDGVRNIGVSLFASAGIAGLIIGLAAQKALGTILAGLQIAITQPIRLDDVVIVENEWGWIEEINLTYVVVRIWDKRRLIVPSTYFMEKTFQNWTRTTAEILGTVFIYTDYTIPFDSIRNELTKLLEGNPNWDGKVNVLQVTNAKEDVIELRALMSADSSPKAWDLRVYVREKLIEYIQREHPQCLPRTRIVIEEKKSQTDSVTKS from the coding sequence ATGAAATCAAGGAGATATATCAAGAAATTTATTACACCTATCCTACTGGTTTTAGTAGCTTTTATGATCAGATATCTGATAGAGATGCAATATCTTTTTCCGGAGAGTATGCTAAATATATTGGCGAAATTAAGTTCTGTTCTTTTCATAGCAGGTATTGCCTGGGCGATAAATGTTTTTGTTAATATAGCCAAAATAAATCTTCTCAGTAAGTACGATATAGGAGAAGCAGACAATCTTAGGGCTCGTAAACTCTATACCCAATACAATATATTAGAAAAAATCATCTTCTTTATTGTTATTCTTATTGCGGTCGGGACTATCCTAATGCTTTTTGACGGTGTAAGAAATATCGGGGTCAGTCTCTTTGCTTCTGCCGGTATTGCAGGTTTGATCATAGGTTTGGCAGCTCAAAAGGCGTTAGGAACTATTTTAGCCGGCTTACAAATAGCGATCACGCAGCCGATCAGATTAGATGATGTAGTAATTGTGGAAAATGAATGGGGCTGGATAGAAGAGATAAATCTGACCTATGTTGTAGTCAGGATATGGGACAAACGGCGATTAATTGTACCATCAACCTACTTTATGGAAAAAACCTTTCAGAATTGGACAAGAACCACTGCGGAAATTCTTGGTACTGTCTTTATCTATACTGATTATACTATCCCCTTTGATTCCATAAGGAACGAATTAACGAAACTTTTAGAAGGGAATCCTAATTGGGACGGTAAAGTAAATGTCTTGCAGGTAACCAATGCGAAAGAGGATGTAATTGAACTGAGAGCATTGATGAGTGCTGATAGTTCTCCTAAAGCCTGGGATCTGCGTGTCTATGTGCGTGAAAAACTTATTGAATATATCCAGAGAGAACATCCTCAGTGTCTCCCCAGAACGAGAATAGTTATTGAAGAAAAGAAGTCGCAAACTGACTCTGTGACAAAAAGTTAA
- a CDS encoding bifunctional alpha,alpha-trehalose-phosphate synthase (UDP-forming)/trehalose-phosphatase, with amino-acid sequence MRLLIVSNRLPVAVSKKNNRYELTKSAGGLVSGLTDYLNSLERTKSTIDDFLWMGWPGMSIDRSDEELISKKVKEIFKAAPVFFSQSLMDKVYLGFCNKTIWPLFHYFLNYTKFDMEFWDSYKKMNEIFCEELLKAIQPDDIIWVHDYHLMLLPALLRKKIDNPIGFFLHIPFPAFEVYRTLPKEPRSEILKGLLGSDLIGFHTHDYTQYFLRCVLRILGYESYMGEISFHDRIVKVGTFPMGIDYEKFHDMDVTPFRSSKPRKNEMKIVLSVDRLDYSKGIVNRLEGFELFLKKNPQWHKKVYMNMIVVPSRTGVQSYQKIKSNLDELVGKINGDYGSIDWTPIIYQYTSLPHKELIAQYRMSNVSLLTPLRDGMNLVAKEYVASLTDKKGVLVLSEFTGAAKELSESIIINPNNIEEIADAIAEALEIPIKKQVRYNSIMQERLKRYNVTRWATDFIDRLQEIHQLSVTSFNKKRFIPKIKNKILADYQQAQKRFIALNYDGILIPMTKDYRDAIPTPEIKILLRALAAKGKTDVIINSGRSKEYMDKYLAKIPLHLTAEHGTWIKEANEAEWMLHKPFSTEWKEEIIPVLETYTDRLPGSMIEEKELSVSWHYHKADIEQASYISKELVDNLLSITLNLNIQVSHGNKVVEVFHSGIDKSELMMFWLEKKKYDFIMVIGDDWSDEELFKVLPDNTYSIKVGKIYTDARYMLKTQADAIKLLECLTKT; translated from the coding sequence ATGAGGTTACTCATAGTATCTAACCGTTTACCTGTAGCAGTAAGTAAAAAGAATAACCGTTATGAATTAACAAAAAGTGCCGGTGGTTTGGTCTCTGGTTTGACTGATTATCTCAACTCGTTAGAGAGAACAAAGTCAACAATAGATGATTTTCTCTGGATGGGTTGGCCCGGCATGTCGATAGATAGATCAGATGAAGAGCTGATCAGTAAAAAAGTCAAAGAGATCTTTAAGGCAGCACCGGTCTTTTTCTCTCAATCTTTGATGGATAAGGTCTATCTCGGTTTCTGCAATAAAACTATTTGGCCGCTGTTCCACTATTTTCTCAACTATACCAAGTTCGATATGGAATTCTGGGATTCTTATAAAAAGATGAATGAGATCTTCTGTGAAGAACTTTTAAAAGCTATTCAGCCCGATGATATAATTTGGGTTCATGATTATCATCTGATGTTGCTGCCGGCTCTTTTAAGAAAGAAAATCGATAATCCCATCGGCTTTTTCCTGCATATCCCCTTCCCCGCCTTCGAAGTTTATCGTACTCTTCCCAAAGAGCCACGAAGTGAGATCCTGAAAGGGCTTCTCGGTTCTGACCTTATCGGTTTTCATACACACGACTATACGCAGTACTTCTTGCGGTGTGTACTCCGTATCCTCGGTTATGAAAGCTATATGGGAGAAATTTCATTCCATGATCGAATTGTAAAAGTCGGTACTTTTCCTATGGGTATTGATTATGAGAAGTTTCACGATATGGATGTCACTCCATTTCGTTCCTCGAAACCAAGAAAGAATGAAATGAAGATCGTGCTTTCGGTAGATCGTTTAGATTACTCCAAAGGGATCGTTAACCGTTTGGAAGGTTTTGAACTCTTTCTGAAAAAAAATCCTCAATGGCATAAAAAGGTCTATATGAATATGATCGTTGTACCTTCTCGTACCGGAGTTCAATCATACCAAAAGATCAAGAGTAACCTGGACGAATTAGTTGGAAAGATCAACGGTGATTATGGTAGTATTGACTGGACGCCTATTATCTATCAATATACTTCGCTACCTCATAAAGAGCTCATTGCACAATACAGGATGAGCAATGTTTCATTACTAACACCACTAAGGGATGGGATGAATCTGGTCGCTAAAGAATATGTGGCTTCATTGACTGATAAGAAGGGGGTTTTGGTACTGAGTGAGTTCACGGGAGCAGCTAAAGAGTTGAGTGAAAGTATTATCATCAATCCCAACAATATAGAAGAAATTGCCGACGCAATTGCAGAAGCACTTGAGATCCCTATAAAGAAACAAGTTCGTTATAATTCCATCATGCAGGAACGTTTAAAACGATACAATGTAACCCGATGGGCTACTGACTTCATTGACAGATTACAGGAAATACATCAATTATCCGTCACCTCATTCAACAAAAAGAGATTCATTCCTAAGATAAAGAATAAGATATTGGCAGACTACCAGCAAGCCCAAAAAAGATTCATTGCTCTCAATTATGACGGAATATTGATCCCTATGACAAAAGACTATCGGGACGCAATACCAACTCCGGAAATAAAAATACTTCTGAGAGCTCTGGCAGCTAAAGGGAAAACTGATGTAATAATCAACAGCGGACGTAGCAAAGAATACATGGATAAGTATCTGGCGAAGATACCGTTACACCTTACAGCAGAGCATGGAACATGGATCAAAGAGGCAAACGAAGCAGAATGGATGCTACATAAACCTTTTTCAACCGAGTGGAAAGAAGAGATCATTCCGGTTTTGGAGACCTATACTGACAGATTACCTGGTTCCATGATAGAAGAAAAGGAATTATCGGTCAGTTGGCACTATCATAAAGCTGATATCGAACAGGCATCTTATATATCGAAAGAGCTCGTTGATAATCTATTGTCTATAACTCTCAATCTCAATATCCAAGTTTCTCATGGGAATAAGGTCGTAGAGGTATTTCATTCGGGGATCGATAAGAGTGAATTGATGATGTTCTGGTTGGAAAAGAAGAAGTATGACTTTATTATGGTTATCGGTGATGATTGGTCTGATGAAGAGTTGTTCAAAGTGCTGCCTGATAATACCTACTCCATAAAAGTAGGCAAGATCTATACCGATGCCAGATATATGCTTAAAACCCAAGCTGATGCTATAAAACTTTTAGAGTGCTTGACTAAAACATAA
- a CDS encoding MFS transporter has product MLFKKIFYALFTFILKVLSFLTPSLPSLKWASKLIFIFIALVIIVVATPYFKPIGLLFTAAFIITIFLISLLSGLLFNLIISLLIKIPEFFRTTLVALLIFTLFLFSVNTGVMLLTFLYLATSVSLVGISLYIIIKQKKAGKKTIHRIANYLLLVIGLAAIIAWAYWLIHPGREVEMPLIASLETDYRPALIELPNPAEYGHYPVVYTTYGSGKDLHRPEFGENTELITQPVDGSKMLSSWKGFSGNLRTKYFGFDAKELPLNGRVWYPDGVGPFPLILIVHGNHLAQEYSDPGYAYLGELWASRGMITVSVDQNFINGSITDIFGGLSDENDARGWLLLEHIRQWKEWEEKPDNPFYRRVDLDYIALIGHSRGGEAIAHAALFNTLPYYPDDASLAFDYNFSIVSLIAIAPCDAQYQPSVVRTPLRDINYLALHGSHDADVTSFSGQRQFERITFSPDFEGFAATLYIYGANHGQFNTVWGRKDSSSPHINHYNLGQLISGEDQRRIGKVFMTAFLERTLMFAPEYEELFLDYRSAPQAWLPETIYLQQYKRAGMYPIANFDEDLDLTTTTIADGTIRGDNLTDWYERRIRLKGYSMDSKAVYLGWNAEEDTLIASYNIELPSYYNSQQFLYLTLADTGNQPTAKEKNDIENNEEDNQNDNDHDSNNIDQTPKEEDDEDSEAEEPKLIDFTIRLTDHRNNIISFPLSDFSPLQPMIEAKLGKLDLIHPTPYGESIKQLFVFNLAEQHALNPDFDLRRVSIIELVFDITPKGHILVNEVGFMTKR; this is encoded by the coding sequence ATGTTGTTTAAAAAGATCTTTTATGCTCTGTTTACCTTTATTCTCAAGGTGCTATCATTTCTAACCCCTTCACTACCCTCTTTAAAATGGGCTTCCAAACTGATTTTTATCTTCATTGCTCTGGTGATAATAGTTGTTGCAACACCATATTTTAAGCCCATCGGCTTACTCTTTACAGCAGCATTCATAATAACGATCTTTCTGATCTCTCTACTATCGGGATTGCTCTTTAATCTGATCATCTCTTTGCTCATCAAGATCCCGGAGTTTTTCCGGACTACTCTGGTAGCTCTGCTGATTTTCACTCTCTTTCTCTTCTCTGTCAATACAGGGGTGATGTTACTTACTTTTCTCTATTTGGCTACCTCTGTTTCTTTGGTTGGCATATCTCTCTACATCATCATCAAACAAAAAAAAGCTGGAAAGAAGACTATCCATCGGATAGCTAATTACCTGCTTCTTGTGATCGGATTAGCAGCAATAATCGCTTGGGCTTATTGGCTCATTCATCCCGGCAGAGAAGTCGAAATGCCGCTTATTGCTTCTTTAGAGACCGATTACCGACCAGCTCTTATTGAACTACCCAATCCTGCGGAATATGGTCACTACCCTGTAGTTTATACGACTTATGGGAGTGGAAAAGACCTGCACCGCCCTGAATTTGGAGAAAATACAGAATTGATAACTCAACCTGTTGACGGCTCAAAAATGCTTTCGAGCTGGAAGGGATTCAGCGGTAATCTCCGCACAAAATATTTTGGGTTTGATGCCAAAGAATTACCTCTCAATGGTAGGGTTTGGTATCCTGATGGAGTTGGACCTTTTCCCTTGATCTTGATAGTTCACGGTAATCATTTGGCTCAGGAATACTCAGATCCCGGTTATGCTTATCTAGGCGAATTGTGGGCAAGTCGCGGTATGATCACAGTTTCTGTCGATCAGAACTTCATAAACGGCTCTATTACAGATATCTTTGGTGGTCTTAGCGATGAAAACGATGCTCGAGGCTGGTTGCTTCTGGAACATATCAGACAGTGGAAGGAATGGGAAGAGAAACCGGATAATCCTTTCTATCGTCGGGTTGATTTAGACTACATTGCCTTGATAGGTCATTCCCGCGGAGGCGAAGCTATTGCTCACGCTGCTCTCTTTAACACTCTCCCCTATTACCCCGATGATGCATCTCTGGCATTCGATTATAATTTTTCTATCGTTTCCTTAATTGCTATAGCCCCCTGTGATGCCCAATATCAACCATCTGTCGTCAGAACTCCGCTCAGAGACATCAATTATCTTGCTCTGCACGGCTCTCATGATGCAGATGTGACTTCATTTTCCGGACAAAGACAGTTTGAACGGATCACTTTTTCACCCGATTTCGAAGGATTTGCAGCTACTCTTTACATTTATGGGGCTAATCATGGTCAGTTCAACACAGTCTGGGGTAGAAAAGACAGCTCATCTCCGCATATCAATCACTATAACCTAGGACAACTGATCAGTGGAGAAGATCAGCGGAGGATCGGTAAGGTCTTTATGACTGCCTTTCTGGAAAGAACTTTGATGTTTGCTCCCGAATATGAAGAACTCTTCCTCGATTACCGCTCTGCTCCGCAAGCTTGGTTACCCGAAACTATTTATCTGCAACAATACAAGAGAGCAGGTATGTACCCAATCGCTAACTTCGACGAGGATCTCGATCTGACTACAACTACTATCGCCGATGGAACCATCAGAGGGGATAATCTTACTGATTGGTATGAAAGACGGATCCGTCTCAAGGGTTATAGCATGGACTCTAAAGCCGTTTATCTCGGTTGGAACGCTGAAGAAGATACCCTCATCGCCTCCTACAACATCGAACTCCCCTCTTATTATAACTCACAACAGTTTCTCTATTTAACTCTTGCCGATACTGGTAATCAACCCACCGCCAAGGAGAAGAATGATATCGAAAACAATGAAGAAGATAACCAGAATGATAACGACCATGATTCTAATAACATAGATCAGACCCCAAAGGAAGAAGATGATGAGGATTCAGAAGCTGAAGAGCCCAAATTGATCGATTTCACTATCAGATTGACCGATCATCGTAATAATATAATCTCTTTCCCGCTCAGTGATTTTTCTCCGCTACAACCGATGATAGAAGCTAAACTCGGAAAGCTCGACCTGATCCACCCTACTCCTTACGGCGAGAGCATTAAGCAGCTGTTTGTTTTTAATTTAGCAGAACAGCATGCTCTGAACCCTGACTTTGATCTCAGGCGTGTCTCAATAATCGAATTGGTCTTTGATATAACACCCAAAGGACATATCCTGGTTAATGAAGTCGGATTTATGACTAAAAGATAA